Proteins encoded in a region of the Homo sapiens chromosome 20, GRCh38.p14 Primary Assembly genome:
- the TMEM230 gene encoding transmembrane protein 230 isoform 2 (isoform 2 is encoded by transcript variant 9) gives MMPSRTNLATGIPSSKVKYSRLSSTDDGYIDLQFKKTPPKIPYKAIALATVLFLIGAFLIIIGSLLLSGYISKGGADRAVPVLIIGILVFLPGFYHLRIAYYASKGYRGYSYDDIPDFDD, from the exons ATGATGCCGTCCCGTACCAACCTGGCTACTGGAATCCCCAGTAGTAAAGTGAAATATTCAAGGCTCTCCAGCACAGACGATGGCTACATTGACCTTCAG TTTAAGAAAACCCCTCCTAAGATCCCTTATAAGGCCATCGCACTTGCCACTGTGCTGTTTTTGATTGGCGCCTTTCTCATTATTATAGGCTCCCTCCTGCTGTCAGGCTACATCAGCAAAGGG GGGGCAGACCGGGCCGTTCCAGTGCTGATCATTGGCATTCTGGTGTTCCTACCCGGATTTTACCACCTGCGCATCGCTTACTATGCATCCAAAGGCTACCGTGGTTACTCCTATGATGACATTCCAGACTTTGATGACTAG